One window from the genome of Rhodopseudomonas sp. P2A-2r encodes:
- the tssL gene encoding type VI secretion system protein TssL, long form — MSDKVPPRGPFGVPSERTIVRPNPGGRRPEAPASPGAPTPVGSGSPPPQATPAVGARYVPSGAPGDSNSDEWILTERQQQAPQTGPAVSPVKIDELVAPNENPILRSAGPLLLLLGRLRVALARASFASLMEQVADAIIFFDKDIRSAGVSETHANAAKYIICATADDIVQNIPTEDRHVWTQYSMLSRFFGERIGGVRFYEELTRLKQDPVVNYNVLELQHTCLAIGFHGIHRTSAGGVATLQQIQRDLYETLRRVRPKAYRELSPRWQGQNLAGQTSRVRVPWWAVLGVTGLALFGVYFVLLYWLTGGADIAAAALANMHDTGKLSLTRKVQLPAPPPYVPPPEPDTITQLQRICAALKPEVAAGKAAVEQTANQIIIRVGNVLLFNSGSATVLDEFKPISERVAQTLDKEEGFIKVIGHTDSTPIGASNVRFPSNYQLSVERAKSVVALFSKSLAKPDRLQSDGKGETAPIADNKTAEGRAKNRRVEMLIPRTDTGPVTERTCRQ, encoded by the coding sequence ATGAGTGACAAGGTCCCGCCACGAGGCCCGTTCGGCGTTCCCAGCGAGCGGACGATCGTTCGGCCCAATCCGGGTGGGCGGCGGCCGGAGGCGCCCGCTTCACCGGGCGCTCCGACGCCGGTCGGTTCCGGCAGTCCGCCGCCGCAGGCCACGCCGGCGGTCGGAGCGCGCTACGTGCCGTCGGGCGCACCCGGTGATTCCAACTCCGACGAATGGATCCTCACCGAACGGCAGCAACAGGCGCCGCAAACAGGCCCGGCAGTTTCGCCCGTCAAGATCGACGAACTGGTCGCGCCCAACGAGAACCCGATTCTACGTTCGGCCGGTCCGCTGTTGCTCCTGCTCGGTCGTCTGCGCGTCGCACTCGCGCGGGCGTCGTTTGCCAGCCTGATGGAGCAGGTTGCAGATGCCATCATCTTCTTTGACAAGGACATCCGTTCCGCCGGCGTCTCGGAAACGCATGCGAACGCAGCGAAGTACATCATCTGCGCCACCGCCGACGATATCGTTCAGAATATTCCGACCGAGGACCGCCACGTCTGGACCCAGTACAGCATGCTTAGCCGCTTCTTCGGCGAGCGCATTGGCGGCGTACGATTTTATGAGGAGTTGACGCGGTTAAAGCAGGACCCTGTCGTCAATTATAATGTGCTCGAACTGCAACACACCTGTCTGGCGATCGGCTTTCATGGCATCCACCGCACCTCGGCCGGCGGCGTCGCCACTTTGCAGCAGATCCAGCGTGATCTCTACGAGACGCTGCGCCGGGTCCGTCCCAAGGCCTATCGCGAATTGTCGCCGCGCTGGCAGGGACAGAACCTCGCAGGCCAGACCTCGCGCGTGCGGGTGCCGTGGTGGGCCGTGCTTGGCGTGACCGGCCTTGCGCTGTTCGGCGTTTATTTCGTGTTGCTTTACTGGCTGACCGGTGGAGCCGACATCGCCGCCGCCGCGCTGGCGAACATGCACGACACCGGTAAGCTGTCGCTGACCCGCAAGGTTCAATTGCCGGCGCCGCCGCCCTATGTGCCGCCGCCCGAGCCCGACACGATCACCCAGCTGCAGCGCATCTGCGCGGCGCTGAAGCCCGAAGTAGCGGCCGGCAAGGCCGCCGTCGAACAGACCGCTAACCAGATCATTATCCGGGTCGGCAACGTGCTGCTATTCAATTCGGGATCGGCCACCGTCCTCGACGAATTCAAGCCGATTTCCGAGCGTGTCGCGCAGACGCTCGACAAGGAGGAGGGCTTCATCAAGGTGATCGGCCATACCGACAGCACGCCGATCGGCGCCAGCAATGTCCGTTTCCCTTCAAACTACCAATTGTCGGTGGAGCGCGCCAAGAGCGTCGTGGCGCTGTTCAGCAAGTCGCTGGCCAAGCCGGATCGGCTGCAGAGCGACGGCAAGGGTGAGACCGCGCCGATCGCCGACAACAAGACCGCCGAGGGACGCGCCAAGAACCGGCGCGTCGAGATGTTAATTCCACGGACAGATACCGGCCCGGTCACAGAGCGGACCTGCCGCCAATGA
- the tagH gene encoding type VI secretion system-associated FHA domain protein TagH encodes MGNRCALGASFRNARCATATAAIRGRGLELRYGGELVAGNAETAASAPELVPVPTPRRPVWITAEPDGPWAAPLSAKAELQHERRGNVSAPATSAPVDDRVPAVPAMPIEPPTRTSADVALGEASDFIRLVARGAGLDDEALASRDPSELAKELGELLRLVTDNMKQLLEARQHAKRLARSSNQTMIKALENNPIKFAPTTDDAMRIMFGKPTRSYLDARRALAEGFDDLKLHQIKTYTAMQQALKLMFSAFDPARIEADLQKDRGFIGAIGSRKARLWDSYVTGWQTRIARHEDGVLNAYMELFAECYDREERRD; translated from the coding sequence CTGGGCAATCGATGTGCCCTCGGTGCATCCTTCCGCAACGCCCGGTGTGCAACAGCCACTGCAGCAATCCGCGGCCGAGGTCTGGAACTCCGATACGGAGGAGAGCTGGTCGCAGGCAACGCCGAAACCGCCGCCTCCGCCCCCGAACTGGTCCCGGTTCCAACGCCGCGTCGACCCGTATGGATTACGGCTGAACCCGATGGCCCGTGGGCCGCCCCGCTGTCAGCGAAAGCCGAACTCCAGCACGAGCGCCGTGGCAACGTCTCGGCGCCGGCAACGTCCGCCCCCGTCGATGATCGCGTGCCGGCTGTGCCCGCCATGCCTATCGAACCGCCGACGCGCACGTCAGCCGACGTCGCGCTCGGCGAAGCGTCCGACTTTATACGCCTCGTCGCACGCGGTGCCGGCCTGGACGACGAGGCGCTGGCGAGCCGTGATCCTTCCGAACTGGCCAAGGAACTCGGTGAGCTTTTGCGGCTGGTGACGGACAACATGAAGCAACTGCTCGAAGCACGTCAGCACGCCAAGCGTTTGGCTCGCAGTTCGAACCAGACCATGATCAAGGCGCTGGAAAACAATCCGATCAAGTTTGCTCCGACGACCGACGATGCGATGCGCATTATGTTCGGCAAACCGACGCGGAGCTATCTCGATGCGCGAAGGGCGCTTGCAGAGGGGTTCGACGATCTGAAATTGCACCAGATCAAGACATACACGGCCATGCAGCAGGCTCTGAAACTGATGTTCTCAGCCTTCGATCCGGCGAGAATCGAAGCGGACTTGCAAAAGGATCGAGGATTCATCGGAGCCATCGGATCGCGCAAGGCGCGACTGTGGGACAGTTACGTCACGGGCTGGCAGACACGGATCGCACGGCACGAGGACGGTGTACTCAACGCTTATATGGAGTTGTTCGCCGAATGCTACGATCGCGAGGAGCGGCGCGACTAG
- a CDS encoding DUF6931 family protein yields the protein MSRARFPTVQSLLETFPELAKGATSAAVHDTPVAHLKKLLAQDKLEEAINFCAHLLPRREAVWWACGSVRMLLGDIPRDRAACLVAAEKWVERPSEELQKTALKLGTESDSNDALSWLALAAGWAGGVMLAKSDGPVPMPLYLTARAARVAIQLAAVGMQKAERADRLKRCLAEGIRLAEKNL from the coding sequence ATGTCTCGCGCTCGTTTCCCCACCGTCCAGTCGTTGCTCGAGACCTTTCCCGAACTTGCCAAGGGAGCCACGAGCGCGGCCGTCCACGACACGCCGGTGGCGCATCTGAAGAAGCTGCTGGCGCAGGACAAGCTCGAGGAGGCAATCAATTTTTGTGCCCACTTGCTGCCACGTCGGGAAGCGGTCTGGTGGGCCTGTGGCAGCGTCCGGATGCTGCTTGGGGACATTCCCCGCGATCGCGCGGCTTGTCTGGTCGCTGCGGAGAAATGGGTCGAACGGCCCAGCGAAGAATTGCAAAAGACGGCGCTGAAACTCGGAACCGAAAGCGACAGCAACGACGCGTTGAGCTGGCTGGCGTTGGCCGCGGGTTGGGCCGGCGGGGTGATGCTCGCAAAGTCCGATGGTCCTGTTCCCATGCCGCTTTACCTCACCGCTCGGGCGGCGCGCGTCGCCATACAGCTCGCCGCCGTCGGCATGCAGAAAGCGGAGCGCGCCGATCGGTTGAAGCGATGTCTCGCCGAAGGCATCAGGCTCGCGGAGAAAAATCTGTGA
- a CDS encoding type VI secretion system Vgr family protein → MGLLTQDGRVAELTTPLGKNVLVLMKFEGTEALGELFEFHVDALSEDENIDFDKALGQSCTIKLKAYEGKVRMFDGILAQAQWVGKSDDFFHYKLVLRPWFWMLGYKADCRIFLDKDVKDIIREVFTKGGFNDFEFRTTADYDKIHYCVQYRESDLAFCHRLMEEYGIYYFFEHSDGKHTMVLADSPSSHRPNPQVPKLPFIYLSGVELRLDQHLFGWISERRFRTGKVEFNDYDYLKPNKKLRAPNEASEKYAFSKLEVYDYPGKYDEESKGKKFSRFRLEAEQAVDHRRLVEGDAASLFPGSLVDVERHPVSSENQSYLVLRSTHRFGTQHYRSGWGKEADQVYHGEYEFGTKNRPFRILPDTPKPCICGIQTAKVVSKKGEESEEISTDENGHIWVQFFWDREPKKSCPVRVAHAWSGKKWGTQFIPRVGMEVAVAYLEGDPDRPLVIGCIYNGDNKFPYELPAHKTQSGTKSDSTKGHNGYNEFMFEDKKGSELIRMHAQQDHLVVINANQTGKVGTVDLDSPALGGDQTWTVGGNRSWTIQKGDDSVEVQMGSQIINIDMGAQSTTAMISIEDSVLMSSVTVMPATVNTEAPMINRLAQAMINDTAGAMINITAPIIHLNGVVLINGMMPVVIPIPVG, encoded by the coding sequence ATGGGACTGCTCACTCAGGATGGCCGCGTTGCAGAATTAACGACCCCGCTGGGCAAGAACGTCCTTGTTCTGATGAAATTTGAGGGCACGGAGGCGCTGGGCGAACTGTTCGAATTCCATGTGGACGCGCTGAGCGAGGACGAGAATATCGATTTCGACAAGGCGCTTGGACAGTCATGTACGATCAAGCTGAAGGCCTATGAAGGCAAGGTCCGGATGTTCGATGGTATCCTGGCGCAGGCCCAATGGGTCGGAAAGTCGGACGATTTCTTTCATTACAAGCTCGTCCTGCGGCCGTGGTTCTGGATGCTGGGCTACAAGGCCGACTGCCGGATCTTTCTCGACAAGGACGTCAAGGACATCATCCGCGAGGTCTTCACCAAGGGCGGCTTCAACGATTTCGAGTTCCGGACCACGGCGGACTACGACAAGATTCATTACTGCGTGCAGTATCGTGAAAGCGATCTCGCCTTTTGCCATCGACTGATGGAAGAATACGGCATTTACTACTTTTTTGAGCATTCCGACGGCAAGCACACGATGGTGCTGGCGGACTCGCCCTCGTCGCATCGGCCGAATCCGCAGGTTCCCAAGCTTCCGTTCATCTACCTGAGCGGTGTCGAACTCCGCCTCGACCAGCACCTGTTCGGCTGGATATCGGAACGCCGGTTCCGTACCGGAAAAGTGGAGTTCAACGACTATGACTACCTGAAGCCGAACAAGAAGTTGCGCGCGCCTAACGAGGCCTCGGAGAAATATGCCTTCTCGAAGCTTGAGGTCTACGACTATCCGGGCAAATACGACGAGGAGAGCAAGGGCAAGAAGTTTTCCAGATTCCGGCTCGAGGCCGAACAAGCCGTCGATCACCGCCGCCTGGTCGAGGGCGACGCCGCTTCGCTTTTTCCGGGAAGCCTGGTCGACGTCGAGCGCCATCCGGTCTCGTCGGAAAACCAGTCCTATCTGGTGCTGCGTTCCACCCATCGGTTCGGCACCCAGCACTATCGCTCCGGCTGGGGCAAGGAGGCCGATCAAGTCTATCACGGGGAATACGAGTTCGGTACCAAGAACCGCCCGTTCCGCATTCTCCCGGATACGCCAAAGCCCTGCATCTGTGGCATCCAGACAGCCAAGGTGGTCAGCAAGAAAGGTGAGGAAAGCGAGGAGATCAGCACCGACGAGAACGGCCATATCTGGGTTCAATTCTTCTGGGACCGTGAGCCGAAGAAGTCATGCCCGGTGCGTGTGGCACACGCCTGGTCGGGAAAGAAGTGGGGCACCCAGTTCATCCCACGGGTCGGCATGGAGGTTGCTGTGGCCTATCTGGAGGGAGATCCCGATCGCCCGCTGGTCATTGGCTGCATCTACAATGGCGACAACAAATTTCCTTACGAGCTGCCGGCCCACAAGACCCAGTCCGGTACCAAGTCGGATTCGACGAAGGGCCATAACGGCTACAACGAATTCATGTTCGAGGACAAAAAGGGCAGCGAGCTCATTCGCATGCATGCGCAGCAGGATCATCTCGTCGTGATCAATGCCAACCAGACTGGCAAGGTCGGCACGGTCGACCTCGACTCTCCTGCGCTCGGCGGCGACCAGACCTGGACCGTCGGCGGCAACCGCTCCTGGACGATCCAGAAGGGCGACGACAGCGTCGAAGTGCAGATGGGCAGCCAGATCATCAACATCGACATGGGCGCCCAGAGCACCACCGCGATGATCTCGATCGAGGATTCTGTGCTGATGAGTTCGGTCACGGTGATGCCGGCAACCGTCAACACCGAGGCGCCGATGATCAACCGGCTGGCGCAGGCCATGATCAACGATACGGCCGGGGCGATGATCAATATCACGGCGCCCATTATCCACCTCAACGGAGTCGTGCTGATCAACGGCATGATGCCGGTCGTCATCCCCATCCCGGTCGGTTGA
- a CDS encoding ImpA family type VI secretion system protein: protein MTEVDLVSNPPLHEDQSAPEPALDAADVPVLAGLWQPLSATDPCGPDLDMDGDADYLNYVAHTEGILPTSFFSLDDKKPFDRTTIDLPGRLAALAPLFDRTRDLRLMALNARLSILNRDLAGFSDTVASIASWLDRYWDDIHPRPQDGDILMRETALSELDGPMAIFPLQYAPLFDTRRSGPISYRSWMIATGEVAPRPGETKLSPAAIVEAHSDTDADALATARRTLTSLRGSLAQIRNALALHQVTPGLENLSALVGKISLFIDPNGLEREQAAPAEGNAADSAPDSDASARSSTFEAPGTLAQASEALAAIASYYSQFEPSSPILPLVRQAHLLIGKSFYEVLSILVPTQMDKAAFLIGGDQVFELPVGKLSGLSAVSPITSTPEAATPDAAAGSTPRFRVASRSQAIALLDQVQRFFRHSEPSSPIPMLCDRARALAERDFMSVLRDVLPKAALKNIASDK, encoded by the coding sequence GTGACGGAAGTTGACCTCGTCTCCAATCCGCCTTTGCACGAAGATCAATCGGCCCCGGAACCGGCTTTGGATGCGGCGGACGTGCCGGTGCTCGCCGGACTTTGGCAGCCTCTCAGCGCAACGGATCCGTGCGGACCGGACCTCGACATGGACGGCGACGCCGATTATCTCAACTATGTCGCTCATACCGAAGGCATTCTGCCTACGTCGTTTTTTTCGCTGGACGACAAGAAGCCATTCGACCGGACGACGATCGATCTGCCCGGTCGACTGGCCGCGCTGGCGCCGCTTTTCGATCGCACCAGAGACCTTCGCCTGATGGCGCTGAATGCGCGACTCTCTATTCTCAACAGGGATCTCGCCGGCTTCTCCGACACGGTGGCTTCGATCGCATCCTGGCTCGATCGGTACTGGGATGACATTCACCCGCGTCCGCAGGACGGCGACATCCTCATGCGCGAGACCGCGCTGTCCGAACTCGATGGCCCGATGGCCATCTTTCCTCTTCAGTATGCGCCGCTGTTCGACACCCGCCGGTCTGGACCGATCAGCTATCGCAGCTGGATGATCGCCACGGGCGAGGTGGCTCCGCGCCCCGGCGAGACCAAGCTGTCGCCGGCCGCCATCGTCGAAGCCCACAGTGACACCGATGCCGACGCGCTGGCGACGGCACGACGAACTCTTACATCGCTCAGGGGCTCCCTGGCGCAGATACGCAATGCGCTTGCGCTCCATCAGGTTACGCCGGGGCTCGAAAACCTGTCAGCGCTGGTGGGCAAGATCTCGCTGTTCATCGACCCGAATGGCCTTGAGCGTGAACAAGCCGCTCCCGCGGAAGGGAATGCCGCGGACTCTGCTCCAGACAGCGACGCCAGTGCGCGATCGTCCACATTTGAAGCGCCGGGAACGCTCGCACAAGCCAGCGAGGCGCTTGCCGCAATTGCCAGCTACTACAGTCAGTTCGAACCCTCCAGTCCGATCCTGCCATTGGTCCGCCAGGCGCATCTGCTGATCGGAAAATCGTTTTACGAAGTGCTGTCCATTCTCGTGCCGACCCAGATGGACAAGGCCGCCTTCCTGATCGGCGGCGACCAGGTATTCGAACTTCCTGTCGGAAAGCTGTCGGGACTTTCCGCAGTCTCGCCAATCACTTCCACGCCCGAGGCAGCTACACCCGATGCGGCGGCCGGATCAACGCCGCGGTTCCGGGTCGCGAGCCGGTCGCAGGCCATCGCATTGCTCGATCAGGTCCAACGGTTCTTCCGGCACTCCGAGCCCTCAAGTCCCATTCCCATGCTGTGCGACCGCGCACGCGCGCTCGCGGAACGGGATTTCATGAGCGTCCTGCGGGATGTGTTGCCGAAAGCCGCTCTGAAAAATATCGCGTCGGACAAGTGA